Genomic DNA from Sphingobium sp. WTD-1:
TCGGCGGCCTCAAGCGCACATCCGACAAGCTCGGCGAGAATCTGACCGGCCTTTTCACCAAGGCCGCGCTCGACGACCAGACCCTCGACGAGATCGAGGAAGCCCTGATCATTTCCGATCTCGGCCCGGCCATGGCCGGCCGGGTCCGCGATCGCCTGGCCGAAGGGCGCTACAACAAGGAACTGACCGAGGAATATCTGCGCGAGATCATCGCGGAGGAGATCGAGAAGGTGCTGGCCCCGGTCGCCCGCCCGCTCGAGATCGAGGCTTTTCCGCGTCCCCAGGTGATCCTGGTGATCGGCGTCAACGGATCGGGCAAGACCACCACCATCGCCAAGCTCGCCAATAATTTCCTGGAACAGGATTATGGCGTGATGCTGGCGGCGGGCGACACCTTCCGCGCGGCCGCGATCGGCCAATTGAAGGTCTGGGCCGATCGGCTGGGCGTGCCCATCGTCGCCGGCAAGGAAGGCGGCGACGCGGCGGGCATCGTGTTCGACGCGGTCAAGCAGGCGACGGCCACCGGCATCGACGTGCTGATCGTCGACACCGCCGGCCGCCTGCAGAACAAGACCGAACTGATGGACGAGCTGGCCAAGGTGCGCCGCGTGCTCGGCCGATTGAACCCGGCCGCCCCGCACGACGTTGTCCTGGTCCTCGATGCCACCACGGGACAGAATGCGTTGAACCAGATCGAAGTCTTCAAGGAAACCGCACAGGTCACAGGCCTGGTCATGACCAAGCTCGACGGCACCGCGCGCGGCGGCGTGCTGGTTGCGGCAGCGGAGAAATATCGCCTGCCGATCCACGCCATCGGCGTGGGCGAAAAGATCGAGGATCTGCGCCCCTTCGATGCCGGCGACATGGCACGCGCGATCGCGGGGACGGCCTATGCCCGCTGACGCCAAGAAGCCCGCCCATGGCGGCAGCCTCAGCCTCGCGCTCGATTTCGGGCCGCTGCTGGTCTTTTTCCTGAGCTACAAGGGCGCGGGCTGGTTCTGGGGTGCGGGCAATCCGATCACCGCCATGAGCTTTGGCACCGCCGCCTTCATGGCCGCGATCGTCATCGCCGTCATCATCTCCAAGGTGAAACTCGGCCGGGTCTCACCGATGCTGTGGCTCTCGGCGCTGCTGATCCTGTTCTTCGGCGGCCTCACCATCTATTTCCACGACCAGCGCTTCATCCAGTTGAAGCCGACCATCATCTACGCCTTCTTCGCGCTGATGCTGTTCGCCGGGCTGCTGCGCGGCAAGCCGCTGCTCAAATATCTGCTCCAGGCCGCCTATGACGGCCTGACCGAGGAAGGCTGGCGCAAGCTGTCGCGTAACTGGGCCTTGTTCTTCGTCGCCATGGCGGTCGCCAACGAACTCATGCGCCGGTCGATGAGCTTCGACACCTGGCTCGCGGTCAAGGTCTGGGGCGTCACCATCGTGTCGGTCGTCTTCGCCGGCGCCAACATCCCGATGCTGCTGCGCCACGGCCTGACCCTGGACGACGGCCTCGACAGCGACGAGGTGGGTGAAACCACCCCGCCGCAGGGCTGACACGGCGCTGATCCGGGTGGTTCAGGCCTGCGCCTGAACCACCTCGTCTACCATGATGTCGCGCAGATGGCCGTCGCGGTCCGGCCACAATATCGCGTTGCCCGCCCGCATCCCGATCAAGGCGGCTCCGACCGGCGTCAGGATCGATATCCGGCCCAGCGCCACATCGGCATGGCTGGGATAGACCAGCTCCACCCGGCGCGGCGTCCCGCGCGCGCCATCGCGATAGAGGATGGTCGATCCCATTGCCGCGACATCGGCCGGCAGCGCCGCCCGGCTGCACAATTGCGCCCGGCCGACCTCCTCCAGCAACAGCTGGCTGACGTCGGGGAAGCGGTCGCGCGCCGCCCAGGCGAGATCTGAAATCATGTCGGCTTCGGATTCGACAATATGGATCGGCGGCACGGCCGCCCACTTCTGTTGCAGGGTCATGGGAAAACTTCCTGATAGGGGTGCGCGCCCGATCCTCGGGCGCAAAGCGTCAAGAAGGGTGCCCCGGACCTGCCGGCAGCGTGCCTGTCAGGTCCGGGGCGGATGGCCCGCGAGAAGCTGTCCCCCATGATGGCGGAAGCGTGCAAAGATGACCTTGAACGGCATGGTGGCGATCATGTTCGGCACGGCCCCGCCTGTCAAGAAACACCGCCCGCCGCCATGCTGACCCATCCCGTCCAAAGCCCCGCCAACCGCCTGTTTCTGCGATCGTTTCGCAATAGGCACATATTGGTTTTCTTGGGCGTTGGGTGCGCATATGGGAAGCGACGGAGGCGTCCACGCCCCGCATGGACCATATGATAAACCGGCATCGCAACCATCACTGCGAGCCGCCCCATAACGAACCCGAGGAGTTCCGCCATGGCCTTTGTTCTGCCCGATCTTCCCTATGCCAAGGACGCCTTTGGCGACATCCTGTCGGTCGAAACCTTCGACTTCCACCACGGCAAGCATCACAATGCCTATGTCGTGAAGGCCAATGAACTGGTCGCCGCCGACGCAAGCCTGCAGGGCAAGTCGCTGGTCGAGCTGATCAAGTCGTCCAAGGGCGGCCTGTTCAACCAGGTCGGCCAGATCTGGAACCACACCTTCTACTGGAACTCGCTGTCGCCGGTGAAGACCGCCCCGACCGGCGAACTGCTCGCCAAGATCGAGGAAGCCTTCGGTTCGGTCGACGCGCTGATCGAGAAGCTCAAGGCAGAGGCCGTCGGCCACTTCGCCAGCGGCTGGGCCGCGCTGATCCTGAAGGACGGCAAGCTGGAAGTGACCAGCTATCATGACGCCGACACCCCGGTCGCGCATGAAGGCCACGCCCCGCTGCTGATCCTCGATGTGTGGGAACATGCTTACTACATCGACTATCGCAACCTGCGCCCGGCCTATGCCGAAAAGCTGCTGAAGGAAGCGATCAACTGGGACTTCGCGGCCCTCAATCTCGACGGCCAGGGCGCCAGCCGCGCCGACCAGCCGGCCTGATCGCGGGAGGCTCCAATCGGGGCCTGATCCACAGGATCGATGACAGAAAGACCGTCCGGTGCGCAGGCGCCGGGCGGTCTTTTTTTTACAGGCTTTGCGCGCTTTGCCCGCCCTGCGCTCCAATCCCCTCTTAACGCCGGCCGACGCATGATCGCACGGCGCAGGGAGGATGATCGCGATGAACATGGACGAATTGGGCACGCAGCATGAGGAGATCGCCCTGATCGCCGCGCAACTGCGCCAGGCGATCGCTGATCCCGACCAGCCTCGGGCGGTGAGCGCGCTGCGCTGGCAACTGGCGCGCAAGCTGATGGCCCATCTCGCGCTGGAAGACCGCATCCTCTACCCCGCGCTCCAGCGCCAGGGCGACGATCGCATCCGCGCCACCGCCGCGCGCATCCAGGCCGAAATCGGCGCGCTGGCCGAGAGCTTCGCCCGCTACATGGCCGCCTGGACGGACGAGCGGATCACCCGCGACTGGCGCGGCTTCTGCGCCGACAGCGACCGGATATTGGATGCCCTCGGCCGGCGGATCGATCGGGAGGAGCGCATCCTCTATCCGCTGGCACGCTCCCTCGATGACCAGGCAACCGGCCAGATAGCGCGCGCCGGCTGACCGGCGATCAGGCCGCTTCCAGCTGCGCCACGAACAGGTCGGTCGCGCGCTGCAACTCCTGCGCGGTGCGCGACAGGCCAGCCGCCGCGCTCGACACGCGATCGGACAGATTTTCGGTATTGCGCGCGACATCGGCCACGGTCGCCATGCGCTGCGCCATATGATCGGCGTCGCGGGCGGTATCGCGCGCCGACTGGCCGATCGCTGCAGTCGCATCGCGCTGGTCGGCCACCGCACGCTGGATCGCCTGCGCCGCCTGCGCCAGTTCCTCGACGCTCCCGGCGACCTCGGACAGGGCTTCCTGCGCCACCCCGGCGCCCTGCCGCGCGGACGAGGCCAGCGACTGGATTTCGCCGGTCGCACTCGCCGTCTGGTTGGCCAGCTGCTTCACCTCGCCGGCCACCACCGCAAAGCCGCGCCCGACCTCGCCGGCCCGCGCCGCCTCGATCGTGGCATTAAGCGCCAGCAAATTGGTGCGGGCAGCAATCTCGGTGATCGAATCGGCGAAGCTGGTGATCGACGCGGTGCGCCCTTCCATCGCCTGCATCGCCTCATGACCCGCCACCGACACGCGCTGCGCCTCGCCGCCCAGGCTCGCCTGCTGGCTGGCCGCCGCCGCAATCGCGCTGATCGATTCGGACAATTGCTCGATCCGCCGCGCCAGCACCGCCGCGCTGGCCGAGGATTGCCCCGCAGCCGCCATCGTCTCGTCCGTGCCCACGCTCGCGCGGCGCGCCAGATCATGCAGCAAACCGGCCGATTCCTTGAGTTCGCCCGTCGCCGCACTGACCGCGCTCACCACGCCCGCCACCGACTGGCGGAAGGCGCCGACCAGCGCCAGCGTCTCGCTGCGCCGCTCCTGCCCCATCCGTGTCTTTTCGGCGTCTCGTTCGATCCGCAGATGCGCCTCGCGCGCGTCGGACTGGCGCTGGGCATCCATCGCCGATTCCGCCGCATTGCGCCCCGCCTGCGCTTCCCGCGCCAGCCGGGCGGTATCCGCCACATGCGCGTCCTGCGCCAGCAGCAGCGCATGCAATTTGATGCTGAGATAGCCCAGGATCGTGCCCTGCAGCACCACCGCAAAGCCATGGACGATGACCCGGCCAAGCTCCGCCTGCCCCGAAAACACCCAATTGGGCGCGATATAGGTCAGCACCAGATGATGCAGCGCGATCAGCACCGACGCCAGCAGGATCGGCCGCCAGTCGTAGAGCACCGCCAGCGAGGCGAGCGCCACGAAGAAATACATGTGCGCGTCCATCTGCCAGACATGGCCGCTCAGCAGGAACAGGGTGATTGCCGGCTGCACCGCCGCCAGCGTCCCCATTACCAGCCGCACTTCCAGATCGTTGCGACGCCGCATCACCATCCAGGTCGGCAGGATATTGGCCAGCGCCGACAGCAGCATGGCGGGCGCTGCCCGCTCATTGCCGATCATCATGCCGCCGATGCCGATCAGCACGGTCCAGATCAGGCTGCACAGCAACAGGATGCGCAGGCCATGCAGGCGCAGGCTGTCGAGACTGTTGAACGCCATCAGGCCAGTCCTCCTACCGGTTCGCCACAGGCCGCGGCAAAGGCGCGCAGCGGCAATATGCCGCCCCGCAACAAGGGTAGCAGCGCGTCGCGCTGCCCCTCCACCACCATCGATCCGGGCAGGCGTCCGCTCGCCACCAGCCGGGCGCCATGCGCCACCGCATCGGGCACCAGATGCGCGCGCGCACCGGCCGTGATCGGGATCAGCAGGATGCGCCCCTGCGCCGGCGGATTGCCGTAAAGCAGGGCGAGACCGAGAAGGATGATCGCGAGTTGGGCCAGCAGCACCGCACCGCGCGAGGAAGGAAGCCATATCCGCATGGCATCCCCCTAGAAATGTTGGTAAGGATAGGTTTAACAAACGCTCGCGAATTTACGCATTTTGCGTAACTCAGCCCGGATTCTGTGGTTCCGCCTGCACCGGCAGGTCCAGCGCCACCGCCAGTGCGTCCAGATCCGCCCCCGGCCGCACCAGCAGCCAGTCGCGGCTGGCGGCGCCATTGACCACAGTGATCGCGCCCCTGGGACAGACGCCCAGGCAATTCACCTCGATGATGCCCGCCGCCGCCTTGCGCCCCTTCTTCAGCGACAGATGCCGCCGCAGCGCCTTGGCGAGCCGCTCCTCGCCATCCTTGCCAAAGCCGCCGTCCAGCTTCTTCGAGCATTTGCGGCAGACCAGCACGGCATTATGCCAGTTGGACCGGACATGATCCTTCAATCGCTGGCGCCCCGCGGCTTCCAGGTGCGCCGTTCCTCGGCCGCGCGCAGCACCTCATAGGCGGCCTGGATCGTCTGGAACTGCACCGCCGCCTCGGCATCGCCCGGCTTCACGTCGGGATGATATTCCTTGGCCAGGCTGCGCCAGCTCTTGCGCACCGCCTCGAAATCGGCGTCATCCTCCAGCCCCAGCGCCTGCAGCGCGTGCATCTCGTCGCGCGACCGGCTGCCGTCGCCGGGACCGCCCCAGCCATGATGGGCGCTCGACTGATAGCCGCCGGCATCGCGCCGTTCGGTGCGCTCGCGCTCGGCCCGCTCTTCCTCGTCCAGCCCCTGAAAATAGTCCCAGTTGCGGTTATATTCGGCCGCATGCTCGCTGCAGAAATACCAGCGGTCCGGGCTGTTGGGCGATTTGGGCGCGGGGCAGTTACCCGGCTGGTCACAGCCGAAACGGTCGCAGATGCGCACGCGCTGCGCTTCCCGCGTCGCGCCATAGGCACGCCAGCGGGGAAAACCCCAGTCATTGGATCGGCTCTGTCTTGCCATCGGACCAAATTAGGGAAGCCGCGCCCGGAAAGCCAGCCCCGCGCCGGGATTAGCGACGGAAAGTCACGCCCTGCATGTTGCCGCCGCAGCCAAGGCCGCCATCGGGACGATAGCTTTGCTCATATTTCGCCCGCGTCACGATCTTCGTGCCGTTGGTGCCAAAGATCATCGGCGGATAGGTGATGACCGCCCGCTGGTTGCGGGTCGTGCCGTCCGCCGCAATGTCGAACTGGACCCGCGTCCATCCCTCGACACCGACGGACACCATGTCGGTGGGATAATCGGCGGAGGATACCGGCGCGCTGCGCAGGCTGGGCTTGGCATCGACGATCGAACATTGCTGCGCCGACAATCCGGTCGCGGCATAGTCGGCCCGTGCCGCTTCCAGATTACCGCCGGTCGCCTGCAGGCTCGCCCGCCGCACCAGCGCCGCTACCCGCAGCGGATCATTGGCCGGCAAGGCGCCATCATCGATCACCGCGTTGAGCAGCGCCTGCGACCCGGCCTTTTCTCGGGGCCTCAGATCATCATAGGCCAGGAGCGCGAAGGTCGCTCGTGCATCCGCATCGGCCTGATAGTCGGCGGCGCGCAACGCATAGGGGGAATCGGCCCGGATACGGATATCCACATGCTCGGCGGCATCATGGACCAGGCGGTCGACCAGCAATTGCGCCAGCGGCGGAGCATCCGCCGTCCGCACCACCCGGCGCAGCAGCGGGCCATAGGTCTCGACATCCTCGCGCGCGGCCATTGATCCTGCCAGCAGCGGGATCAGCACCGGCATCAGTTCCACCGCCGCATCCCCCTTCTGGCTGCGGATCAGCTGCGCCTGCTGCAACAGCAGGGCGCGCTGCCGGGTCATCGGCACATTGTCCAGCACCGGGCCGGGGACGCGCCTGGCCTCCAGCCAGTCGCCCAGCGCCTTGGTCGGCCCCGCCAGCATCGACGGGCCGCCTTCCGCCGTCGAACAACGCAGTTCCAGCCGCGTCACGAACCGGAACAGCGCCGGGATATTCTTTACGTCATCGGGCCGCCACGACCAGTCCCGCACCGCCCGCGCAAACGCCAGCGCCGACGGGCCGGGGCGCGATCCATAGACCGGCCGCGCATAGGAAACGGCGCCGCTGTCGCTGATGCCAAATTCCACCACGGCATAATCCTCGGGCTGGACGCCATCCTCGCCACAGCGCGGCAGCGCCATGTCCGCGCCCTGGGTGAAGTCCTGCTGCGGCATGCGCCCGGCACCGGTATAGACCAGATAATTGCGCGCCGTGTCGCGATGGCCGGCCAGCATGGCGGCGATCGACGCATCCGACCGGGTCACCAGATCATCGAAATCGACCCTGGTGGTCAGCCCGCCCTGCTGCTTCACCGCCCGCGCGAACAGTTTTTCCGCAGGATCGAACTGGCCCAGATTGAGCAGCGCCCGCCCCCGGATCAGGTCGATATGCGCCAGCGACGCCTTGTCGAACATCTTGGGGTCTGCGGCGGCAATGGCATTGGCCGCTTCGGCGGCCTTCAGCGCTTCGGCCGGATCGACGAACGTACCGGCCTGCGCCTGTCCCAACAGCGCCTGGATGCGCGCCGCCGGCCCCTCCGCTTCGGCCAGCGCCGCGCTGAAATGGGCCAGCGCGCCGACATAGTCGAGGTCGCCCATCGACACGCGGCCCAGCGTGTAGGCGGCACGATAGCGGTCGGTCGACAGGCTGGCATCATCCCTGGGCAGGGCTGGCGCCGCCTGGTTCAGCAGGTCGCGCGCCTCGGCCCAGCGCGACAGTTCCGCCAGCACCATCGCCTTGCGCACGCGCACGATCGCCAGGCTGCGCGGGTTGCGCACCACCCGGCCTTCGAGCGCGGTGAGGATTTCGAGCGCGCGGGGATAGTCCGCCGCCTCGGTGGCTTGTGTCGATTGCTCGAACAATTGCTGGATCGTGCCGGTTGCGGGCGCGGGCGTTGCGGGCGCGGGGGCAGGCGCTGCCGGCGCCGCCTGCTGCATCGCATGCCCGATAGCGGGCATGGCGGCCATCGCCATCAGCAAGGCCAAATATCTGTTACGCAAACCGAATCCCCCCAAGACCGCGGACCGGTTATTGCGATAACCTCGCAACAGGGGAAATGCCAGAGGGCCTGTAAGCCGGGTTCTGTCCACCCCCAAGGGGGATAGGCGACCATTCCTCTAGGGGACGGATTGCTCCGTCCCTCAAGCAACCAACCCGGGCGGTCTCAGTCGAAACAGACCTAGCAGTCAAGCTGCGCGCCGCCCCTATTCGGTCTTGCTCCCGGTGGGGTTTACCGTGCCGTCTTGCGTTGCCGCAGACGCGGTGCGCTCTTACCGCACCCTTTCAATTTCACTGGGCCGAAGCCTTAGTGACCTGCTTTCTGTTGCACTGTCCCTTGGATCACTCCAGCCGGCCGTTAGCCGGCACCGTCATTTCGTGGAGCCCGGACTTTCCTCGCCGTGGAAGTTACCCGCCACGCCGCGGCCGCCCGGCCCTCTGGCACAGGCGCCTATAGGTGCAAAAATC
This window encodes:
- the rnk gene encoding nucleoside diphosphate kinase regulator, whose protein sequence is MTLQQKWAAVPPIHIVESEADMISDLAWAARDRFPDVSQLLLEEVGRAQLCSRAALPADVAAMGSTILYRDGARGTPRRVELVYPSHADVALGRISILTPVGAALIGMRAGNAILWPDRDGHLRDIMVDEVVQAQA
- a CDS encoding superoxide dismutase — protein: MAFVLPDLPYAKDAFGDILSVETFDFHHGKHHNAYVVKANELVAADASLQGKSLVELIKSSKGGLFNQVGQIWNHTFYWNSLSPVKTAPTGELLAKIEEAFGSVDALIEKLKAEAVGHFASGWAALILKDGKLEVTSYHDADTPVAHEGHAPLLILDVWEHAYYIDYRNLRPAYAEKLLKEAINWDFAALNLDGQGASRADQPA
- a CDS encoding J domain-containing protein; the protein is MARQSRSNDWGFPRWRAYGATREAQRVRICDRFGCDQPGNCPAPKSPNSPDRWYFCSEHAAEYNRNWDYFQGLDEEERAERERTERRDAGGYQSSAHHGWGGPGDGSRSRDEMHALQALGLEDDADFEAVRKSWRSLAKEYHPDVKPGDAEAAVQFQTIQAAYEVLRAAEERRTWKPRGASD
- the ispZ gene encoding septation protein IspZ, producing MPADAKKPAHGGSLSLALDFGPLLVFFLSYKGAGWFWGAGNPITAMSFGTAAFMAAIVIAVIISKVKLGRVSPMLWLSALLILFFGGLTIYFHDQRFIQLKPTIIYAFFALMLFAGLLRGKPLLKYLLQAAYDGLTEEGWRKLSRNWALFFVAMAVANELMRRSMSFDTWLAVKVWGVTIVSVVFAGANIPMLLRHGLTLDDGLDSDEVGETTPPQG
- a CDS encoding hemerythrin domain-containing protein, which produces MIAMNMDELGTQHEEIALIAAQLRQAIADPDQPRAVSALRWQLARKLMAHLALEDRILYPALQRQGDDRIRATAARIQAEIGALAESFARYMAAWTDERITRDWRGFCADSDRILDALGRRIDREERILYPLARSLDDQATGQIARAG
- a CDS encoding (2Fe-2S) ferredoxin domain-containing protein, whose amino-acid sequence is MEAAGRQRLKDHVRSNWHNAVLVCRKCSKKLDGGFGKDGEERLAKALRRHLSLKKGRKAAAGIIEVNCLGVCPRGAITVVNGAASRDWLLVRPGADLDALAVALDLPVQAEPQNPG
- the ftsY gene encoding signal recognition particle-docking protein FtsY, coding for MTDTGTSWRDRLFGGLKRTSDKLGENLTGLFTKAALDDQTLDEIEEALIISDLGPAMAGRVRDRLAEGRYNKELTEEYLREIIAEEIEKVLAPVARPLEIEAFPRPQVILVIGVNGSGKTTTIAKLANNFLEQDYGVMLAAGDTFRAAAIGQLKVWADRLGVPIVAGKEGGDAAGIVFDAVKQATATGIDVLIVDTAGRLQNKTELMDELAKVRRVLGRLNPAAPHDVVLVLDATTGQNALNQIEVFKETAQVTGLVMTKLDGTARGGVLVAAAEKYRLPIHAIGVGEKIEDLRPFDAGDMARAIAGTAYAR
- a CDS encoding methyl-accepting chemotaxis protein — its product is MAFNSLDSLRLHGLRILLLCSLIWTVLIGIGGMMIGNERAAPAMLLSALANILPTWMVMRRRNDLEVRLVMGTLAAVQPAITLFLLSGHVWQMDAHMYFFVALASLAVLYDWRPILLASVLIALHHLVLTYIAPNWVFSGQAELGRVIVHGFAVVLQGTILGYLSIKLHALLLAQDAHVADTARLAREAQAGRNAAESAMDAQRQSDAREAHLRIERDAEKTRMGQERRSETLALVGAFRQSVAGVVSAVSAATGELKESAGLLHDLARRASVGTDETMAAAGQSSASAAVLARRIEQLSESISAIAAAASQQASLGGEAQRVSVAGHEAMQAMEGRTASITSFADSITEIAARTNLLALNATIEAARAGEVGRGFAVVAGEVKQLANQTASATGEIQSLASSARQGAGVAQEALSEVAGSVEELAQAAQAIQRAVADQRDATAAIGQSARDTARDADHMAQRMATVADVARNTENLSDRVSSAAAGLSRTAQELQRATDLFVAQLEAA